A window of Leclercia adecarboxylata contains these coding sequences:
- the trmH gene encoding tRNA (guanosine(18)-2'-O)-methyltransferase TrmH — protein MNATRYARICEMLARRQPDLTVCMEQVHKPHNVAAIVRTADAVGVHEVHAVWKGTRMRPMASAAAGSNSWVQVKAHDTIGEAISHLKGRGMQVLATHLSDKAVDFREIDYTRPTCILMGQEKTGITQEALDLADRDIIIPMIGMVQSLNVSVASALILYEAQRQRQNAGMYQRENSMLPEEEQQRLLFEGGYPVLARVAKQKKLPYPHVNQQGEIEADATWWATMQAAK, from the coding sequence ATGAATGCAACGCGTTATGCACGCATCTGTGAGATGCTCGCCAGGCGTCAGCCCGATCTGACGGTCTGCATGGAGCAGGTCCATAAACCTCATAACGTTGCTGCTATCGTCCGTACCGCAGATGCCGTCGGTGTGCATGAAGTGCACGCCGTCTGGAAGGGGACGCGGATGCGTCCCATGGCTTCGGCTGCCGCAGGCAGCAACAGCTGGGTACAGGTTAAAGCCCACGACACCATTGGCGAAGCCATTTCGCATCTGAAAGGGCGCGGCATGCAGGTGCTGGCGACGCATCTTTCCGACAAAGCCGTCGATTTCCGTGAGATTGATTACACCCGCCCGACCTGCATTCTGATGGGTCAGGAAAAAACGGGGATCACCCAGGAAGCGTTAGATCTGGCGGATCGGGACATCATCATTCCCATGATCGGCATGGTGCAGTCCCTGAACGTCTCCGTAGCCTCGGCACTCATTCTGTATGAAGCCCAGCGTCAGCGGCAAAATGCCGGAATGTACCAGCGCGAAAACAGCATGCTGCCGGAAGAGGAACAGCAGCGCCTGCTGTTTGAAGGCGGTTATCCGGTGCTGGCCAGAGTGGCGAAGCAGAAAAAATTACCCTACCCCCACGTGAATCAGCAGGGCGAAATTGAAGCCGATGCGACGTGGTGGGCCACGATGCAGGCGGCGAAGTAA
- the yicI gene encoding alpha-xylosidase, giving the protein MKISDGNWLIQPGLNVTYPVQVFDVEQQGNDLVVYVAPRDVRERAWQLDSLMFTVRLFSPQEGIVGVRIEHFQGALNNGPHYPLNVLKDVNVQIENNAELAELKSGNVSVRVTKGEFWSLDFFRNGQRITGSQLKNNGYVQDGNTDRNYMFERLDLGVGETVYGLGERFTALVRNGQTVETWNRDGGTSTEQSYKNIPFYLTNRGYGVLVNHPENVSFEIGSEKVSKVQFSVEGEYLEYFVIDGPTPKEVLNRYTQFTGRPALPPAWSFGLWLTTSFTTNYDEATVNSFIDGMAERDLPLHVFHFDCFWMKAFQWCDFEWDPVTFPDPEGMIRRLKEKGLKVCVWINPYIGQKSPVFKELKEKGYLLKRPDGSLWQWDKWQPGLAIYDFTNPDACKWYADKLKGLVDIGVDCFKTDFGERIPTDVQWFDGSDPQKMHNHYAYIYNELVWNVLKETVGEEEAVLFARSASVGAQQFPVHWGGDCYANYESMAESLRGGLSIGLSGFGFWSHDIGGFENTAPAHVYKRWCAFGLLSSHSRLHGSKSYRVPWAYDDESCDVVRHFTQLKCRMMPYLYRQAALARELGTPMLRAMMLEFPDDPACDYLDRQYMLGDSVLVAPVFSEAGDVQFYLPEGRWTHLWHNDEIQGSRWHTQQHDFHSLPVYVRDNTLLALGNNDQRPDYAWNEGTAFQLFNLADGATAVSEVPAANGAVAFTLTATRTGDTLTLKGSGEARGWSVCLRNVQRIGGVKGGSNVGSEWGVVVKAEGNEVVIHL; this is encoded by the coding sequence ATGAAAATCAGTGATGGAAACTGGCTTATTCAACCCGGGCTGAACGTGACATATCCGGTTCAGGTATTCGATGTGGAGCAGCAGGGCAATGACCTGGTGGTGTACGTCGCCCCGCGTGACGTGCGCGAGCGTGCCTGGCAGCTCGACAGCCTGATGTTTACGGTGCGTCTGTTTTCCCCGCAGGAGGGGATTGTCGGGGTGCGTATCGAGCACTTCCAGGGGGCGCTCAATAACGGCCCACACTATCCCCTCAACGTCCTGAAAGACGTTAACGTGCAGATCGAAAACAACGCGGAACTGGCGGAGCTGAAAAGCGGTAACGTCAGCGTGCGCGTCACCAAAGGCGAGTTCTGGTCGCTGGATTTCTTCAGGAACGGGCAGCGCATCACCGGCAGCCAGCTGAAAAACAACGGCTACGTGCAGGACGGCAACACCGATCGCAACTACATGTTTGAGCGGCTGGATCTGGGCGTGGGCGAAACCGTCTACGGCCTGGGCGAGCGCTTCACCGCCCTGGTGCGCAACGGCCAGACGGTCGAGACCTGGAACCGCGACGGCGGCACCAGCACCGAGCAGTCGTACAAGAATATCCCGTTCTACCTCACCAACCGCGGCTACGGCGTGCTGGTCAACCACCCGGAAAACGTCTCGTTTGAAATCGGCTCCGAGAAAGTGTCGAAGGTGCAGTTCAGCGTCGAGGGCGAGTATCTGGAGTACTTCGTCATCGATGGTCCGACGCCAAAAGAGGTGCTGAATCGCTATACGCAGTTCACCGGCCGACCGGCGCTGCCGCCTGCGTGGTCTTTCGGCCTGTGGCTCACCACCTCGTTCACTACCAACTACGACGAAGCCACGGTCAACAGCTTTATCGACGGCATGGCCGAGCGCGACCTGCCCCTGCACGTCTTCCACTTCGACTGCTTCTGGATGAAGGCCTTCCAGTGGTGCGACTTCGAGTGGGATCCGGTCACCTTCCCGGACCCGGAAGGGATGATCCGTCGCCTGAAGGAGAAAGGGCTGAAGGTCTGCGTGTGGATCAACCCGTACATCGGGCAGAAATCGCCGGTCTTTAAAGAGCTGAAAGAGAAGGGCTATCTCCTGAAACGCCCGGACGGCTCCCTGTGGCAGTGGGATAAATGGCAGCCAGGGCTGGCGATCTATGACTTCACCAACCCGGACGCCTGCAAATGGTACGCCGACAAGCTGAAAGGCCTGGTGGATATCGGTGTCGACTGCTTTAAAACCGACTTCGGCGAGCGCATCCCGACGGACGTGCAGTGGTTCGACGGCTCCGATCCGCAGAAGATGCACAACCACTACGCCTACATCTACAACGAGCTGGTGTGGAACGTGCTGAAAGAGACGGTGGGCGAAGAAGAGGCGGTGCTGTTTGCCCGTTCAGCGTCCGTGGGTGCGCAACAGTTCCCGGTGCACTGGGGCGGCGACTGCTACGCCAACTACGAGTCGATGGCCGAAAGCCTGCGCGGCGGGCTGTCCATTGGCCTCTCCGGGTTCGGGTTCTGGAGCCACGATATCGGCGGGTTCGAAAATACCGCCCCGGCGCACGTCTATAAACGCTGGTGCGCGTTCGGGCTGCTTTCCAGCCACAGCCGTCTGCACGGCAGCAAATCCTATCGGGTGCCCTGGGCGTATGACGACGAGTCCTGCGACGTGGTGCGCCATTTCACCCAGCTTAAATGCCGGATGATGCCGTACCTCTATCGCCAGGCGGCGCTGGCCCGTGAGCTGGGTACGCCGATGCTGCGGGCGATGATGCTCGAGTTCCCGGACGATCCGGCCTGCGATTACCTTGACCGCCAGTACATGCTGGGGGATTCCGTGCTGGTCGCCCCGGTGTTTAGCGAGGCGGGTGACGTGCAGTTTTACCTGCCGGAGGGGCGCTGGACGCACCTGTGGCATAACGATGAGATCCAGGGCAGCCGCTGGCACACACAGCAGCATGATTTCCACAGCCTGCCGGTCTACGTGCGCGACAACACCCTGCTGGCGCTGGGCAACAACGACCAGAGGCCGGATTATGCCTGGAATGAAGGCACCGCCTTCCAGCTGTTTAACCTGGCCGATGGCGCGACGGCGGTAAGCGAAGTCCCTGCGGCAAACGGCGCGGTGGCCTTTACGCTTACCGCGACGCGCACCGGCGATACCCTGACGTTAAAAGGGAGCGGCGAGGCGCGGGGCTGGTCAGTCTGTTTGCGCAATGTGCAGCGGATCGGCGGGGTAAAAGGAGGGTCAAACGTCGGCAGCGAGTGGGGCGTAGTGGTGAAAGCGGAGGGGAACGAGGTGGTGATTCACCTCTGA
- a CDS encoding nucleobase:cation symporter-2 family protein, with product MSVNAVEQQDAQPIAQTQNSELIYRLEDRPPLAQTLFAACQHLLAMFVAVITPALLICQALGLPAQDTQHIISMSLFASGVASIIQIKAWGPVGSGLLSIQGTSFNFVAPLIMGGTALKTGGADVPTMMAALFGTLMLASCTEMVISRVLHLARRIITPLVSGVVVMIIGLSLIQVGLTSIGGGYAAMNDHTFGAPKNLLLAGIVLAIIILLNRQRNPYLRVASLVIAMAAGYLAAWAMGMLPQSAAPTDSPLIMVPTPLYYGLGIDWNLLLPLMLVFMITSLETIGDITATSDVSEQPVSGPLYMKRLKGGVLANGLNSFVSGVFNTFPNSCFGQNNGVIQLTGVASRYVGFVVALMLIVLGLFPAVSGFVQHIPEPVLGGATLVMFGTIAASGVRIVSREPLNRRAIMIIALSLAVGLGVSQQPLILQFAPDWVKNLLSSGIAAGGITAIVLNLIFPPEKN from the coding sequence ATGTCCGTTAACGCCGTTGAACAGCAGGATGCGCAACCGATTGCGCAGACGCAAAACAGTGAACTGATTTACCGTCTTGAAGATCGTCCGCCGCTGGCGCAGACCTTGTTCGCCGCCTGTCAGCACCTGCTGGCCATGTTTGTGGCCGTTATTACTCCCGCTCTGCTGATCTGCCAGGCGCTCGGATTACCGGCGCAGGACACGCAACACATCATCAGCATGTCGCTGTTTGCCTCGGGCGTGGCGTCCATCATTCAGATTAAAGCCTGGGGCCCGGTGGGCTCCGGTCTGCTGTCGATTCAGGGCACCAGCTTTAACTTTGTCGCCCCGCTGATCATGGGCGGCACAGCGCTGAAAACCGGCGGCGCGGATGTGCCAACGATGATGGCGGCGCTGTTCGGTACCCTGATGCTGGCGAGCTGCACCGAAATGGTCATCTCCCGTGTTCTTCACCTGGCGCGCCGCATCATTACCCCGCTGGTTTCCGGCGTGGTGGTGATGATTATCGGCCTGTCGCTGATTCAGGTAGGCCTGACCTCCATCGGCGGCGGCTATGCGGCGATGAACGACCACACCTTCGGCGCACCGAAAAACCTGCTGCTGGCGGGCATCGTGCTGGCAATCATTATTTTGCTTAACCGTCAGCGCAACCCGTACCTGCGCGTCGCGTCGCTGGTGATTGCCATGGCCGCAGGCTACCTGGCTGCCTGGGCGATGGGCATGCTGCCGCAGTCTGCTGCCCCGACCGACAGCCCGCTGATTATGGTCCCGACACCGCTCTACTATGGCCTGGGCATTGACTGGAACCTGCTTCTGCCGCTGATGCTGGTATTCATGATCACCTCTCTGGAAACCATCGGCGACATTACCGCAACCTCTGACGTCTCTGAACAGCCGGTCTCTGGTCCGCTGTACATGAAGCGCCTGAAGGGCGGCGTGCTGGCAAACGGCCTGAACTCTTTTGTCTCCGGCGTGTTCAATACCTTCCCGAACTCCTGCTTCGGCCAGAACAACGGTGTGATCCAGCTGACCGGCGTTGCCAGCCGCTACGTGGGCTTTGTCGTGGCGCTGATGCTGATCGTGCTCGGCCTGTTCCCGGCAGTGAGCGGCTTTGTGCAGCACATCCCTGAGCCGGTACTGGGTGGTGCAACGCTGGTGATGTTTGGCACCATCGCGGCATCGGGCGTGCGTATCGTCTCCCGCGAGCCGCTGAACCGCCGCGCTATCATGATCATTGCCCTGTCGCTGGCGGTGGGTCTGGGTGTTTCTCAGCAGCCGCTGATCCTGCAGTTCGCCCCGGACTGGGTGAAGAACCTGCTCTCTTCCGGCATCGCCGCCGGCGGGATCACCGCTATCGTCCTGAACCTGATTTTCCCGCCAGAAAAAAACTGA
- the recG gene encoding ATP-dependent DNA helicase RecG — translation MQGRLLDAVPLNSLTGVGAAQSSKLAKIGLHTVQDLLLHLPLRYEDRTQLYQIGELLPGIYATVEGEVLNCNITFGGRRMMTCQISDGSGILTMRFFNFSAAMKNSLATGRRVLAYGEAKRGKYGAEMIHPEYRVQGDLSTPELQETLTPVYPTTEGVKQATLRKLTDQALELLDTCAIAELLPPELAQGMMSLPDALRTLHRPPPTLQLSDLESGQHPAQRRLILEELLAHNLSMLALRAGAQRFHALPLPARKDLKDKLLASLPFKPTGAQARVTAEIERDMALDVPMMRLVQGDVGSGKTLVAALAALRAIAHGRQVALMAPTELLAEQHANNFRSWFAPLGVEVGWLAGKQKGKARQAQQEAIASGQVQMIVGTHAIFQEQVQFHGLALVIIDEQHRFGVHQRLALWEKGLQQGYHPHQLIMTATPIPRTLAMTAYADLDTSVIDELPPGRTPVTTVAIPDTRRSDIIDRVRNACQEGRQAYWVCTLIEESDLLEAQAAEATWEELKLALPELNVGLVHGRMKPAEKQAVMQAFKQGELHLLIATTVIEVGVDVPNASLMIIENPERLGLAQLHQLRGRVGRGAVASHCVLLYKAPLSKTAQKRLQVLRDSNDGFVIAQQDLEIRGPGELLGTRQTGNAEFKVADLLRDQGMIPEVQRLARHIHERYPEQAAALIDRWMPETERYSNA, via the coding sequence ATGCAAGGCCGTCTGCTGGATGCTGTGCCGCTCAATTCCCTGACGGGCGTTGGCGCGGCCCAGAGCAGCAAACTGGCAAAAATTGGCCTGCATACCGTGCAGGATCTCCTCCTGCATCTCCCCCTGCGTTACGAAGACCGCACCCAGCTTTATCAGATCGGCGAACTCCTGCCTGGCATTTACGCCACCGTTGAAGGCGAAGTCCTGAACTGCAACATCACCTTCGGCGGCCGCCGGATGATGACCTGCCAGATCAGCGACGGCTCCGGCATTCTGACGATGCGCTTTTTTAACTTCAGCGCGGCAATGAAGAACAGTCTCGCTACCGGGCGCCGGGTGCTGGCCTACGGCGAAGCCAAACGCGGCAAATACGGCGCGGAGATGATCCACCCGGAGTACCGCGTACAGGGCGATCTCAGCACGCCGGAGCTACAGGAGACGCTGACCCCGGTCTACCCGACCACCGAAGGGGTTAAGCAGGCGACGCTGCGCAAGCTGACCGATCAGGCGCTGGAGCTGCTGGACACCTGCGCCATAGCGGAACTGCTGCCGCCCGAGCTGGCGCAAGGGATGATGAGCCTGCCTGACGCATTGCGTACCCTGCATCGCCCGCCGCCGACGCTGCAGCTAAGCGATTTAGAGAGCGGGCAGCATCCGGCACAGCGACGCCTCATCCTTGAAGAGTTACTGGCGCATAACCTGAGCATGCTGGCGTTACGCGCCGGTGCCCAGCGTTTTCACGCCCTGCCGCTCCCGGCCCGTAAAGATTTAAAAGATAAACTGCTGGCCTCGCTACCGTTTAAACCTACCGGAGCACAGGCCCGCGTGACCGCCGAGATCGAGCGCGATATGGCGCTGGACGTGCCGATGATGCGCCTGGTCCAGGGCGACGTGGGCTCGGGCAAAACGCTGGTGGCCGCCCTGGCCGCCCTGCGCGCCATTGCACACGGCAGACAGGTTGCGCTGATGGCGCCCACCGAACTGCTGGCCGAGCAGCACGCGAACAATTTCCGCAGCTGGTTTGCGCCGCTGGGCGTTGAAGTGGGCTGGCTGGCCGGAAAGCAAAAAGGCAAGGCGCGACAGGCGCAGCAGGAGGCGATTGCCAGCGGTCAGGTGCAGATGATTGTTGGTACTCATGCCATCTTCCAGGAGCAGGTGCAGTTTCACGGTCTGGCGCTGGTGATCATTGATGAGCAGCACCGGTTCGGCGTGCATCAGCGTCTGGCGCTGTGGGAGAAAGGGCTACAGCAGGGGTACCATCCGCACCAGCTGATCATGACCGCGACGCCGATCCCCCGCACCCTGGCGATGACCGCCTATGCCGATCTCGACACCTCCGTCATCGACGAACTGCCCCCGGGGCGTACGCCAGTGACCACTGTCGCTATCCCTGACACGCGCCGCAGCGATATTATCGATCGCGTGCGCAACGCCTGCCAGGAAGGCCGTCAGGCCTACTGGGTCTGCACATTGATTGAAGAGTCCGACCTGCTGGAAGCGCAGGCGGCAGAAGCCACCTGGGAAGAGTTAAAGCTGGCCCTGCCGGAGTTGAACGTCGGCCTGGTGCATGGCCGCATGAAGCCTGCCGAGAAACAGGCGGTGATGCAGGCCTTCAAGCAGGGCGAGCTGCATCTGCTGATCGCCACCACGGTAATTGAAGTGGGGGTGGACGTGCCTAACGCCAGCCTGATGATCATCGAAAACCCGGAGCGTCTGGGTCTGGCCCAGCTGCACCAGCTGCGTGGCCGCGTCGGACGTGGCGCGGTGGCCTCCCACTGCGTGCTGCTTTATAAAGCCCCGCTGTCGAAAACGGCACAGAAGCGCCTGCAGGTTTTGCGCGACAGCAACGACGGCTTTGTGATTGCGCAACAGGATCTGGAGATTCGTGGGCCGGGTGAGTTGCTCGGCACCCGTCAGACCGGTAATGCCGAATTTAAAGTGGCGGATTTACTGCGCGATCAGGGCATGATCCCTGAAGTTCAGCGTCTGGCACGCCATATTCATGAACGCTACCCCGAACAGGCGGCAGCGTTAATCGACCGCTGGATGCCAGAGACCGAGCGTTACTCGAACGCCTGA
- a CDS encoding AsmA family protein, whose product MKFIGKLLVGILAVLLIAILALYILVQTRWGAAQVSNWITVNTDYELNFDLMDHRFSSPTHLVLKNVTFGRDGQPATLVAKMVDIGVSSRQLTDPLHMDTITLFDGTLNLSPQTAPLPFKADRLLLNNMAFNSPNTAWDLSAQKVTGGVRPWDPEAGNVLGKKAQIQISAGSLTLNGVPASNVLIEGELSDKEVVLTTIGADMARGSLTGTARRDANGGWKVDNMRLNDIRLQSDKSLADFFAPITTLPSLQIGRLDVTDASLQGPDWAVTDLDLNLRNLTLIQGDWESEDGRLSMNASEFIYGSLHLFDPILNAEFAPQGIALRQFTSRWEGGMVRTSGNWLRSGKALVLDDVAVAGLEYTLPENWKTQWMTTLPEWLNSVTLRKFGLSRNLVIDVDTDFPWQITSLDGYGTNLQLAKDREWGVWAGTATLNGAAATFNRVDVRRPSLTLSANASTISISELSAFTEKGILEAKATVSQTPVRQTSVNLTGRGVPLNVIQQWGWPALPVTGDGNIQLTASGNVQKDSPLKPTVNGRLSAINMDKQQVTQTMTGGAVSTVEQPVASP is encoded by the coding sequence ATGAAATTTATTGGAAAGCTTCTCGTCGGTATTCTGGCCGTCCTGCTTATTGCGATCCTCGCGCTCTATATCCTTGTCCAGACCCGCTGGGGCGCAGCGCAGGTCAGCAACTGGATCACGGTAAACACCGATTACGAACTCAACTTCGACCTGATGGATCACCGCTTCTCGTCCCCCACACACCTGGTGCTGAAAAACGTCACCTTCGGGCGCGATGGCCAGCCCGCGACGCTGGTCGCAAAAATGGTGGATATTGGCGTGAGCAGCCGCCAGCTCACCGATCCGCTGCACATGGATACCATCACCCTGTTTGACGGCACGCTGAACCTCTCCCCGCAGACCGCACCTCTTCCTTTTAAGGCCGATCGTCTGCTGCTGAATAACATGGCGTTTAACAGCCCGAATACCGCGTGGGACCTGAGCGCCCAGAAGGTGACCGGCGGCGTGCGGCCCTGGGATCCTGAAGCAGGTAACGTGCTGGGCAAAAAAGCCCAGATCCAGATCAGCGCCGGGTCGCTGACGCTGAACGGCGTTCCGGCCAGTAACGTGCTGATTGAAGGCGAGCTGAGCGATAAAGAGGTGGTGCTGACCACCATCGGCGCAGATATGGCCCGGGGCTCGCTCACCGGCACCGCGCGCCGCGACGCCAACGGCGGCTGGAAGGTGGACAACATGCGCCTGAACGACATCCGCCTGCAGAGCGATAAATCCCTGGCCGACTTCTTTGCCCCCATCACCACCCTGCCGTCGTTGCAGATTGGCCGCCTCGATGTGACCGACGCCAGCCTGCAGGGGCCGGACTGGGCGGTAACCGATCTCGATTTAAATCTGCGCAACCTGACCCTTATCCAGGGCGACTGGGAGAGTGAGGACGGTCGCCTGTCGATGAACGCGAGTGAATTTATCTACGGTTCACTGCATCTGTTCGACCCGATCCTGAACGCCGAATTCGCCCCGCAGGGGATCGCCCTGCGCCAGTTCACCTCGCGCTGGGAAGGCGGGATGGTGCGCACCTCCGGCAACTGGTTGCGCAGCGGTAAAGCGCTGGTGCTGGATGATGTCGCCGTCGCCGGGCTGGAATACACCCTGCCGGAGAACTGGAAAACCCAGTGGATGACGACCCTGCCGGAGTGGCTGAACAGCGTCACGCTGCGTAAATTTGGCCTGAGCCGTAACCTGGTGATCGACGTCGATACTGATTTCCCGTGGCAGATCACCTCCCTGGACGGTTACGGCACCAACCTGCAGCTGGCGAAAGATCGTGAGTGGGGCGTATGGGCGGGCACCGCCACGCTGAACGGCGCGGCCGCCACCTTTAACCGCGTGGACGTGCGCCGTCCGTCGCTGACGCTCTCGGCTAACGCCTCGACAATTTCCATCAGCGAACTGAGCGCCTTTACGGAGAAAGGCATTCTGGAGGCAAAAGCGACGGTATCGCAGACGCCGGTGCGCCAGACGTCCGTCAACCTGACCGGGCGCGGCGTCCCCTTGAACGTGATCCAGCAGTGGGGCTGGCCGGCGCTGCCGGTGACCGGCGACGGCAATATTCAGCTCACCGCCAGCGGCAACGTGCAGAAGGATTCCCCGTTGAAACCGACGGTCAACGGCAGGCTTAGCGCAATAAATATGGATAAACAGCAGGTGACGCAGACAATGACGGGCGGGGCGGTGAGTACGGTTGAGCAGCCGGTTGCTTCACCCTAG
- the gltS gene encoding sodium/glutamate symporter has protein sequence MIHLDTLSTLVAATLVLLLGRKLVHSVPFLKKYTIPEPVAGGLLAAIALLVLKKSMGWEINFDMTLKDPLMLAFFATIGLNANLSSLRAGGKVLGVFLIVVVGLLVMQNAIGIGMASLLGLDPLMGLLAGSITLSGGHGTGAAWSKLFIERYGFQNATEVAMACATFGLVLGGLIGGPVARYLVKHSTTPNGCPDDEITPSAFEKPDVGRMITSLVLIETIALIAICLTAGKVIAQLLAGSALELPVFVCVLFVGVILSNSLSLLGFYRVFERAVSVLGNVCLSLFLAMALMSLKLWELASLALPMLAILGVQTLFMALYAVFVTWRLMGKNYDAAVLAAGHCGFGMGATPTAIANMQAITERFGPSHMAFLVVPMVGAFFIDIVNAIVIKLYLMLPIYG, from the coding sequence ATGATTCATCTCGATACATTGTCGACCCTCGTTGCGGCAACACTTGTTTTACTGCTTGGCCGTAAACTGGTTCACAGCGTCCCCTTTCTCAAAAAATACACCATCCCGGAGCCCGTCGCGGGCGGATTGCTGGCCGCCATTGCGCTGCTGGTGCTCAAAAAAAGCATGGGTTGGGAAATCAACTTTGACATGACCTTAAAAGACCCGCTGATGCTGGCCTTTTTCGCCACCATCGGCCTGAACGCCAACCTGTCCAGCCTGCGGGCAGGCGGCAAAGTGCTGGGGGTGTTCTTGATTGTGGTGGTCGGGCTGCTGGTGATGCAGAACGCCATCGGCATCGGTATGGCGTCGCTGCTGGGGCTGGATCCGCTGATGGGTCTGCTGGCCGGTTCGATCACCCTGTCGGGCGGACACGGTACCGGTGCGGCATGGAGTAAGCTGTTTATTGAACGCTACGGCTTCCAGAATGCCACCGAAGTGGCGATGGCTTGCGCCACCTTCGGGCTGGTGCTGGGCGGCCTGATTGGCGGCCCGGTGGCGCGCTATCTGGTGAAGCACTCCACCACCCCGAACGGCTGCCCGGACGATGAGATCACGCCGTCTGCCTTTGAAAAGCCGGACGTTGGGCGCATGATCACCTCTCTGGTGCTGATTGAAACCATTGCCCTGATCGCCATCTGCCTGACGGCAGGTAAAGTGATTGCACAATTGCTGGCGGGTTCCGCGCTGGAGCTGCCGGTCTTTGTCTGCGTGCTCTTTGTCGGGGTGATCCTCAGCAACAGTCTCTCACTGCTGGGCTTTTATCGCGTCTTTGAGCGGGCGGTATCGGTGCTGGGTAACGTCTGCCTGTCGCTGTTCCTGGCGATGGCGCTGATGAGCCTCAAGCTGTGGGAGCTGGCGTCGCTGGCCCTGCCAATGCTGGCGATTCTGGGGGTACAGACCCTGTTTATGGCGCTCTACGCTGTCTTCGTCACCTGGCGACTGATGGGCAAAAACTACGATGCGGCAGTGCTGGCGGCAGGACACTGCGGCTTTGGTATGGGGGCAACGCCGACGGCGATCGCCAACATGCAGGCCATTACCGAGCGCTTTGGCCCGTCGCATATGGCGTTTCTGGTGGTACCGATGGTGGGGGCGTTCTTTATTGATATCGTCAACGCGATCGTCATTAAGCTCTATCTGATGTTGCCAATCTACGGCTGA